In Panicum virgatum strain AP13 unplaced genomic scaffold, P.virgatum_v5 scaffold_3868, whole genome shotgun sequence, the DNA window GTCAACAAAATACTACTTCCAGGTGCTCCTCTCTTTATATATAACATAAAATCTTCCCATTGACTTCGGTCCACAGTCCAGACATCATCTAATACAAGCAAATACCTCTTTCCAGTCAATGTATCTGCTATAGTTTGAATTATGTTCTGTATGGAATGATGTTCAGATTTTTGATAAGTAATGGCTTCAAACATCTTCATCATAAGCTGTTGGACATCAAATTCTTGGGGCACATGAACCCATATTCTTACTTCAAAATGATCCTTTACGGTGTTACCATCACCGAAAACTAGGTTAGACAAGGCAGTTTTCCCAGAGCCACCAAGCCCAATTATGGAGACTATCTTGATTATCTGTTGGTTATTTTTGTCCACCAGTTTAGATATTATTTCCTGCTTTTCTCGCTCTCTTCCACATATTATTGATGCCACAGCAACATTTGGCACTGTTGGAGTTGCCTTGGCAGTCCTGTTCATGTGTGGAACAGGATGACCTTCCGGCAAACTGTTTACTATTGCACTGAAGTCAGTTCTTTGCTTCACTATTGCATCAAATCTATTCTTTATAGCCTTGATCTTGAGGGCAGCCTTGAATTGAAACAGATATGATTTTGGTTTTGTGCAGAGACATTTTGACACAATATTGTTGGCAACTTCAGCTTCATGCTTCTCAGCCTCTAGATGGAACTCatcaacaatatcatcaatgtcgTATGCGACGTGTTTCAATTTTTTGATGAAAAATTGATCATTATCCGTTGTTTTACATCCTGCTTTTTCTAGCCAGGAGCTGATATCCTCAAATCGACCCTGGAGATCCATTGTCACACCCACTATAGAGCTGTACTGCTTCAACATCGATGGAGCTAACTTGtttgccaaaattttcaaaattgcagACACAGCAGCACCTTCGATACAGGCCATCATTTATTTTGAAAGTGTCTCCTTTCCCAAAAATCTTGCAGACCAAATTGAACATGAGCTGCTacttttgaaacaaaaaaaaatgatctgCAAAAACTAGCTGTACTCTCAATAAATTATGGGTTATGCATGTTCCAAACTAACTGAATCCTATGGCGCTTTTTTCATGCATGATTGTTTCTTTGTTATTTTGCTAACATGATGTATGACTGGCACCATCTGATACACCTATATGAAACAGTAGTTGATGACATTGATGTCTGACCTGGGAAAACAGGTAGACTGCTAGCCTGAAGCTGAGCTCTTTAGCCTTTTAGTCTTTGAGCTGCACAACTGTGGCCGCAAACAGTCTCGTCTAGCCTTCTTGTTCCTCTTATCACATGAAACAAGAAGCATTATATATACGAGGGGATTTCGTACTTTGGAGCATGTAAAAGAGAAAGGTAACAGTGTTTAAGATTAACGTACCATAGCCTCGATTCACAAAGGAGCAGATGAGGATCTCGAACAGATGGCTGATTAGTTCCTCAAGATGAACATACCATAGCCTCTAGCTCGGACGAATCAACTCTAATTACTCTTATTTCCTACTTGTGATGTGTGACTTCTGAGTTCCTGGATTTAGTACCTAACAATAGGCAGGATAATAATACATTTTTATTTACTGAAAACAGTTGCACTGAAAGCAGAAAGTGTGGATGTTGATGTTAATTGATGAACTTAACAGGAGTATGGATCGagcaagaaaaaacaaaacaaaggacTTGAGTAGTCTTTGGTTAGAACAAAACATATACTAGGATAGTAAGCTAGTTGCACGAGAGTAATTACTTTTTTAGTTACCCTCTGTCATGTAACTAACTAAGCCGGATTGCACTCGTCTTACTGGTCCGAGCTAAGTCGCAACATGCTTAATAATCATAGTTGTAACCAGGGTATTGAAGCGGTTGCAATTGTGGTGTCAGGCCAATTGCAACTCAGCATATTCTCTAGTTGTAACTGGAATCGCTTTATTGGTCCTAGTTGCAACCGATTTAAAGATCCTAGTTGTAATTACGGCGGCAGTGAAGCGGTTGCAGTCACGCACGGGATCTGGCCAATTGCGACTGAGTATATTCCTTAGTTGTAATTGCAATCGCCTCGTCGGTCCTAGATGCAACGGTTTTAATGATCCTAGTTGTAACTGGGACATTGAAATGGTTTGTAGTTGTGGATGAGAACAACTGCAACTGagcatcttactattactaattggagatgAAAAGCATGCACGGCTTATGAAGCGctctagaaaaaaagaaaaaagtctagAAAATCCCAcaataatcagaaacatctCGCCTTCTATTTATATCCATGATTATTAGTAGCCATTGGTGACCCATCTCCCACCGCAATCAATCCATGCATCGATTCCTCATAGAGGATCATTTAAATtctctttatttattttacctTATTATTAACACACCTCCCACCACAGTCAATCCATGCATCGATTCCTCACCGAGGaacatttaattttttattttatttttacgtATTGTTAACCCACCTCCCACCGCAATCAATTTGTGCATCGATTCCTTTTGGAGgatcatttatttttttattttttcttattaTTAACCTATGTCCCACTTTATTCAACCTATAAATCCATACTTTTTGGAGGACCATTAAAaatcttttttctatttcttcttaTTATTAACTTTCAATCAATCCATGCATCGATACATCTTGGAGGACCATTTAAAGTTTTACTTTTTCGTTGTGGTACAACATCTAGCTAGTaatattaaaataattagtgaaAATACTCTATAAACATAATACATAAAATACTTAGAAAGAAcgaaaaacacaacaaaataaatattatacATACAATTTTATTAAATATAATAGATAGCCAAACATTGAATCAAATCTTAGTTGTGGTTTATAGTTTTA includes these proteins:
- the LOC120694170 gene encoding putative disease resistance protein RGA3, with the translated sequence MLKQYSSIVGVTMDLQGRFEDISSWLEKAGCKTTDNDQFFIKKLKHVAYDIDDIVDEFHLEAEKHEAEVANNIVSKCLCTKPKSYLFQFKAALKIKAIKNRFDAIVKQRTDFSAIVNSLPEGHPVPHMNRTAKATPTVPNVAVASIICGREREKQEIISKLVDKNNQQIIKIVSIIGLGGSGKTALSNLVFGDGNTVKDHFEVRIWVHVPQEFDVQQLMMKMFEAITYQKSEHHSIQNIIQTIADTLTGKRYLLVLDDVWTVDRSQWEDFMLYIKRGAPGSSILLTSRNRNVAEAVESTDLSKLSSLSKDDSWTVFTQIIGEDIKGLDSELLEVGREIVNKCGGVPLAIKVLANVLRGKTRIEQWKAVRDSNLLDAEDKEHRCMELAALSNSIGRNKKLRVLKLDHTKIKELPLVELPKEINNLEKLQVLNLENRGELVNLPEGTSKLEKLQVLNLEGCRKLVELPDGIVKFERLQVLNLKDCEELRGMPIGIGQFSSQLQKLPLFVVGNGKSLLEYQSSQM